One region of Cucurbita pepo subsp. pepo cultivar mu-cu-16 chromosome LG03, ASM280686v2, whole genome shotgun sequence genomic DNA includes:
- the LOC111791859 gene encoding universal stress protein A-like protein: protein MEAAKSLKVNGQRIVVAVDESEESMFALQWCLSNLTSPDTKNTLILLYVKPSPAISISSFDAPGYVFSSDVISAMEKHGKDLVSAVMKRAEAVYAKFNTNVNLERVVGRGDAKNVICRTVEKLEADTLVMGCHGYGFFQRALLGSVSDYCAKYAKCPVVIVKQP, encoded by the exons ATGGAAGCCGCGAAATCGTTGAAGGTGAACGGACAGAGGATCGTGGTTGCTGTAGACGAGAGTGAAGAGAGTATGTTCGCCTTGCAATGGTGTCTCTCAAATCTCACTTCTCCAGATACCAAAAACACTCTGATTCTCCTCTACGTCAAGCCGTCTCCGGCCATTTCCATTTCCTCCTTCGATGCGCCGG GCTATGTGTTTTCGAGCGATGTGATTTCGGCGATGGAAAAGCACGGCAAGGATCTGGTTAGTGCGGTGATGAAGAGAGCCGAAGCAGTATATGCGAAGTTTAATACGAAT GTAAATTTGGAGAGAGTAGTAGGGAGGGGAGATGCGAAGAACGTGATATGTCGTACTGTGGAGAAGCTTGAAGCCGATACCTTGGTTATGGGATGCCATGGTTATGGTTTCTTCCAGAG GGCACTGCTTGGGAGCGTGAGTGATTACTGTGCCAAATATGCGAAATGTCCCGTTGTTATTGTCAAGCAACCTTAG